In Streptomyces sannanensis, the DNA window ACAGCGAGTCGTCGTAGACCTCCAGCTTCGGCCGCTGATGCGCGCACAGCGCGTCCTCCACCGCCAGCGGATGCAGCCCGAACTCGCTGCTGACCAGGTCGAATTCCTCCTCTGTGGGCTCGTGCATGCCGAGCCAGAGAAACGCGTCCCCGGTGGCACGCGCCTCACCGAGAGCGTCGGAGAGGTCCGCCGGTCCCTCGGTGCGGCGTCCGTCACGGTAGATGGCACAATCGACGATCACGGCGCGCATTCTCCCCCGAAGCGGGCCCCGGCGCACCCAGGCCGGGCGGGCCGCCGTGCTCTGACCGGGAGGGTTCACCGGCTCGCGACGCTCCCCCGGAGGTGCCCCCAGGCACGGCACCTTTCCCCGTAGCCCTTCGGGCACGGGAGGTACCCCCACCGTTGTCGCATCGCGCGAGTACGGCCGAGTACGAGCTGCGACGCTCCGCCTTGCGATGCACCGCACCTGGTGGCACCTCCGGGGGCACCCTGGGGCACCCTGGGGGCACCCCCAGCGGTAGCTGGGGGAGGTAGCTGGGGGAGGTAGCTGGGGGAGCCGCGGGCTTCCCGGCAAACCTTTCCGGTCACAGCACTAGGCTGATCGGCATGCCCACGCTGATGCTTGTACGGCACGGACGCTCCACCGCCAACACCGCCGGTGTGCTCGCGGGCTGGACACCCGGCGTCGCCCTCGACGAGCGGGGCGCCGCCCAGGCGGCCGCGCTCCCCGGCAGGCTCGCCGGACTCCCGCTGGCCGCGGCCGTCACCAGCCCGCTCCAGCGCTGCCGGGACACCCTCCAGCCGCTGCTCGCCGCCCGCCCGGACCTGCCCCTGCACACCGACGAACGGATCGGCGAGTGCCACTACGGGGACTGGTCGGGCCGCAAACTCGCGGAACTCACCGACGAGCCGCTGATGGAGACCGTCCAGCGGCACCCCTCGGCCGCCGCCTTCCCCGGCGGTGAGTCGCTGCGGGCCATGCAGGCCCGGGCGGTCGGGGCGGTACGGGACTGGAACGCCCGCGTCGAGTCCGACCACGGGGAGGACGCGATCTATCTGATGTGCTCGCACGGCGACATCATCAAGTCGATCGTCGCCGACGCCCTCGGTATGCACCTCGACCTCTTCCAGCGGATCCGGGTGGACCCGTGTTCCCTCACCGTGATCCGCTACACCCGGCTGCGCCCCTTCCTGCTGCGCCTCGGCGACACCGGCGACCTCGCCTCGCTGCTGCCGCGCGGCGACGGCGGACAGGCCGTCGTCGGCGGCGGCGCGGGGGCGCCGTGATCGCCCGGCGCAGTAGGGTGGACGCGCCGAATACCGCGTAGCCATGACCCCACAGCCGATGCACAAGGGAGCCCAGGACGTGTCCCGCCAGGTGTTCTTCTACGATCCACCGGAGCGCTTCGTGGCCGGTACGGTCGGGATGCCCGGACGCCGTATGTTCTTCCTCCAGGCCTCCGCCGCGGGCCGGGTCACCAGCGTCGCGCTGGAGAAGACCCAGGTCGCCGCACTCGCCGAGCGGATCGACGAACTGCTCGACGAGGTGCTCCGCCGCACCGGCGGCAACGCCCCTGTGCCGGCCGTCGCGCCCCCCGACACCACCGACACGGCGCCGCTCGACACGCCCGTCGAGGAGGAGTTCCGGGTGGGCACGATGGCACTTGCCTGGGACGGCGAGGAACAGCGCATGATCATCGAGGCACAGGCGCTGGTGGAGTTGGAGGCCGACTCCGAGGAAGACCTCGCCGCAGCCGAGGAGCGGCTCCTCCAGGACGAGGAGAACGGCCCCCCGATGCTGCGTGTGCGGCTCACCGGAGCCCAGGCCAGGGCCTTCGCCAAGCGTGCCCTCGACGTCGTCAACGCGGGCCGGCCGCCGTGCCCGCTGTGCAGCCTGCCGCTCGACCCGGAAGGACATGTATGCCCGCGTCAGAACGGGTATCGTCGCGGAGCCTAGGCCCCGAGGGCTCCGCCTGTGAGCTGCTGACCGGCGGCGAGCTCACGGTGCGCGGCCGGATCCGCGAGGCCTCCAACGCGGTGCTGTTCTGCACGGTCGCGTACGACGGCGAGGAGGCGTCCTGCGTCTACAAGCCCATCGCCGGGGAGCGGCCCCTGTGGGACTTCCCCGACGGCACCCTCGCCCAGCGCGAGGTCGCCGCGTACGAGGTGTCCGAGGCCATGGGATGGGACCTGGTGCCGCCCACCGTGCTGCGCGACGGGCCGTACGGCGAGGGCATGGTCCAGCTGTGGGTCGAGGCGGATCCCGAGGCGTCCCTCCTCGCCCTGGTCGAGGACGAGGAGCCCGGGGACGGTTGGAAGGCGGTCGGCTTCGCCGACGTGGGCGAGGGTCGGACGGCGTTGCTGGTGCATGCCGACGACCCACGGCTGCAGCGGCTCGCCGTACTCGACGCGGTGATCAACAACGGCGACCGGAAGGGCGGGCATCTGCTGCCGACGCCCGACGGGCGGCTGTTCGGCATCGACCACGGGGTCACCTTCCACGTCGACGACAGGCTGCGCACGCTGCTGTGGGGCTGGGCGGGTGAGCCTCTGACGGCCGAGGCGGTCGAGGCCCTGGCGGGCCTCGACACCGCGCTGTCCGAGGGCGGCTTCCTCGCCGTCCGTCTGGCCGGACTGATCACCCAGGCCGAGGTGGCTGCCCTCCGCGCCCGCGTCCAGGCGCTGCGCGCGTCGGGTGTGCACCCGGAGCCGTCTGGGGAGTGGCCGGCCATCCCCTGGCCCCCGGTGTAGCCGTACTCCATCCGGTGGGCCTGGGGACACCTCTGGAGGCAGCCCCAGCGGGCAGTGTCCGTCCTCGAGCGCCGGACAGGCCGGAGAGTGACGCCCGTCGTTGGACGGGCCGAGTGCCGGATGACGGTTCATCGCCGGGCCGGCCGGAGTGTTCGTGCATGGTGCGAGCGGGAGCGCAAGTGGGCCCATTCGGCCAAGGTCACCTATCCGGTTCGTATCCGGAACAGGCGTCCGGTTAGGCTCATGGCATGCATGCCTGGCCCGCTTCCGAGGTCCCCGCCCTGCCCGGCAAGGGCCGCGACCTCCGGATCCACGACACCGCGACCGGCGGCCTCGTCACCCTCGACCCCGGTCCCGTCGCCCGTATCTACGTCTGCGGCATCACTCCGTACGACGCGACCCACATGGGTCACGCGGCGACCTACAACGCGTTCGACCTCGTTCAGCGCGTGTGGCTCGACACCAAGCGGCAGGTTCACTACGTCCAGAACGTGACGGACGTCGACGATCCCCTGCTGGAGCGCGCGAACCGCGACGGCGTCGACTGGATCGGCCTCGCCGAGCGTGAGACCTCGCTGTTCCGCGAGGACATGACCGCCCTCCGCATGCTGCCCCCGCAGCACTACATCGGCGCTGTCGAGGCGATACCCGGAATCGTGCCGCTCGTCGAGCGGCTGCGGGACGCCGGAGCCGCGTACGAGCTCGAAGGGGACATCTACTTCTCCGTCGAGGCCGACCCCCACTTCGGGGAGGTCTCGAACCTCGACGCCGCAGCCATGCGGTTGCTGTCCGCCGAGCGCGGCGGAGACCCGGACCGTCCGGGCAAGAAGAACCCGCTCGACCCGATGCTCTGGATGGCGGCCCGCGAGGGAGAGCCGAGCTGGGACGGGGGCACCCTGGGCCGCGGCCGGCCCGGCTGGCACATCGAGTGCGTGGCCATCGCCCTGGACCACCTCGGGATGGGCTTCGACGTGCAGGGCGGCGGCTCCGACCTGGCCTTCCCGCACCACGAGATGGGCGCCTCGCACGCCCAGACGCTGACCGGGGAGTACCCGTTCGCCAAGGCGTATGTCCACGCGGGCATGGTCGCCCTGGACGGAGAGAAGATGTCGAAGTCCAAGGGCAACCTGGTTTTCGTGTCGAAGCTGCGCCACGACGGCGTGGACCCGGCCGCGATCCGGCTGGCCCTGCTCGCGCACCACTACCGGGCCGACTGGGAGTGGACCGACAGCGTCCTCGAAGAGGCCGTGGCCCGGCTCGACCGGTGGCGCGCGGCGGTGTCCCGGCCCGACGGCCCGTCCGCCGACGCGCTGGTCGAGGAGATCCGCGAGGCGCTCGCGGACGACCTCGACGCCCCGGCTGCGCTGGCCGCGGTGGACCGCTGGGCCGCGCGCCAGCACAACGAGGGCGGTACGGACGAGGGCGCGCCCGGCGTCGTCTCGCGTGCCGTCGACGCTCTGCTCGGTGTGGCCCTGTAAGCACCACTCCTTTCCCAGCCGCCCCCGGACTTCCGCGAGAAGTCCGGGGGCGGTTCCGTTTTGCCCATGGTGCTGTGTTCTTTTCTGCGCTGAACACGCCCTGTCCGACACCAACCGTTCGAATACCGGTGACCACGGGGACTGGGCAGGGGCGCGCTTCAGCTGCGCGTAACTCTGGGAGGCCCCCGATATGACGGTGCCGGGCGGAGGTTGTGTGGCTCCGCCCGGCACCGCGCTCCGCGAGCTACTTGGTCACCACGATGGCCTTGATGACGGTCGGGTTCCGGTCGTCGTAGTAGACGAAGACCTGGTGCCCGAAGGCGAAGGCACGCTGGATCTCGTCATGGACGATCTGGCTCGGGTTGATCAGCTGACGCCAGGCGTTGTCGACGAGCAGGTACAGGATCGGCGACTGGCCCCGGGAGGGGCTGCACGACGTCCCAGTACCGGGTGGCGATGTGGCGGATCTCGGGGGCGGGGTGGTTCAGGTTGCACCAAGCACCCGCCACGAAGAGCCTGGGGCGCGGCGGGAGTTCCTGGGGGATACGGGACGAGTTCGTCCCAGTGGCGTTCGGCCCGGCCCTGGCCGACCGTCGACGGGGTCAGCCGGGCCACCGCGGCCTTGATGTCCGGCCGGTTGCCGATGCGCTGCGAGGCGGGCCGGCCAGGAGCGTCCTGCTGCGGTGATCCGGTCGCCTGCAGCACCTCACGGGCCCGTTCGGGCGTCATGAGCGTCAGTCCGGACGCCTTCAGCATGCCCTGGAGCGACGCCGGCGCGCCCACCACGACCGGGGAGGCCGAGGACGTGCCGGAGAAGCTGTCGGTGTACCGGGCGATCTCCTCGGCGCCGCCCTGGAGATCACCGGGCCGGTCCCAGAAGCCGCCGGTCGTGGTGGTCTCGCGGCCCCAGCCGTGCAATTCATCCGGAACGAGAAGTCACGGCATAATCCGGCCGAACACTGCGGGGGCGCCGGTGATGTGATGGGGCGGCAGAGTCATCTGACCGGCCATCGGAAGGATGTTCGGTGAACGGTCCTTCGACACGTCGAAGACTTTCGGGAGCGGGCGTGGCTCTGGGGAACGTGGCCCTCCTCGACCGGCTCGCCGGTACGGCCAATGCGGCCGGAACCGGTGGTGACACCTGGCCGCATCCCTGCCGAGCACACCCCCGAGGATCCTGACGACGGCGGGGGCGGTGCCGGCCGGCACCGCCCCCGCATCCGTCGCATCCCGGCGGGTCAGTCCTCCGAGGACTCCCCGGAACCGGATCCGGACTCGCCGTCGCCGTCCTCGGACCGGCTCTCGCGCTCGGGCCTCGGCGGCTTGAGCGGCCTGGTACGGCCGCCGGCGGTGTCCCGGAGATAGGTGCTGTCACCGCCCTCGGTGGCGTGGCCGCCGTGGGCCTGGGCCGGGCCGCCGTCGCGCCGTCGCAGATAGCGCTCGAACTCGCGGGCGATCGCCTCGCCGGAGGCCTCCGGGAGTTCCGCGGTGTCCCGTGCCTCCTCCAGTGTCCGGACGTACTCCGCCACTTCACTGTCCTCCGCGGCCAGCTGGTCCACCCCGACCTGCCAGGCCCGGGCGTCCTCCGGCAGCTCGCCGAGCGGGATCCGCAAGTCGATCAGATCCTCGAGCCGGTTGAGCAGTGCCAGGGTGGCCTTCGGGTTGGGCGGCTGCGACACATAGTGCGGCACCGCGGCCCACAGGCTCACCGCCGGAACTCCGGCGTGCGTGCAGGCCTCCTGGAGGATGCCGACGATGCCGGTGGGGCCTTCGTACCGGGTCTCCTCCAGATCCATGGTCCTGGCCAGATCCGGGTCGGAGGTCACTCCGCTGACCGGCACCGGACGGGTGTGCGGGGTGTCGCCCAGCAGGGCGCCCAGGATCACCACCATCTCGACGCCCAGCTCATGGGCGAAGCCGAGCAGCTCGTTGCAGAACGAGCGCCAGCGCATGGACGGCTCGATGCCGCGGACCAGGACGAGGTCACGGGGCTTCTCCCCGCCGATCCGTACCACGGAGAGCCGTGTGGTGGGCCAGGTGATCCGGCGGACCCCGCCGTCCAGCCACACCGTGGGCCGGTTGACCTGGAAGTCGTAGTAGTCCTCGGCGTCGAGCGCCGCGAACACCTCGCCCTTCCATTCCCGGTCCAGGTGCGCGACCGCGGTGGAGGCGGCGTCGCCGGCGTCGTTCCAGCCCTCGAACGCGGCCACCATGACCGGGTCGATCAGCTCGGGAACCCCCTCGAGCTCGATCACCCAGGCCTCCTTCCCAAGTTCCCTTGCGTACGCCCCAACCTTACGGCTTTCCCCGGGTCCGGCCGCAGCCCCCGTGCACGGCCGGGTGACGGATCGTCGAGGCAGGCCGCCCGGGGGACCCGTGCCCCCTGGAGCAGGGGAGAATGAGTGCATGGCCCGACGCACCTCACGCCCCTCACGCACCGCACGTCCGCACCGGCACATCGACGCCGGCTCGCCCTGCCCGTGCGGGCTGCCCGCCGTGTACGGCGAGTGCTGCGGGCGCTTTCACGCGGGCACCGCGGCCGCGCCGACCGCGGAGGCGCTGATGCGTTCCCGGTTCAGCGCCTTCGCCGTCGAGGACGAGGCGTATCTGCTGCGCACCTGGCACCCCGACACCCGGCCGTCACGCGTCGACTTCGACCCCGGGATGCGCTGGACCGCACTGGAGATCCTGGACACCGCCGAGGGCAGCGCCTTCCACTCCATGGGCACGGTCACCTTCCGCGCGCACTACACGCACGGCGGACAGGCCGGTGATCTGCACGAGCAGAGCCGCTTTGTGCGGCACGAAGGTGTCTGGGTCTACCTGGACGCCGTCTTCGCGGACTGACACCCGTCCGCCGTGGCCGTCATGGACCTGTTCCTGCGCCGTTGATTTTCCGCTACGCGGGGGTAGGTTGACCCTCCTGCATGTGGCGGTCGCCGGCCGAAGGGGACGACATGGCGGAGCTGGTGGTCATCGGCGGAGGTATCGCCGGGCTCGGGACGGCACTGCTGGCCGCCAGGCGCGGGCATACCGTGGCCCTGTTCGAGCGCGAGGCGCGTGCTCCGGGCAGCGGGCGGGCCGGGCTCGACGAGGACTTCTTCGACTGGCGACGGCCCGGCGTCCCGCAGGCCGCCCAGCCGCATGCGCTGCTCGGCGCGGCCCGCGCCGTCCTGCGCGGCGAGCTGCCCGATGTGTACGAGACGCTGCTGCGGCTCGGCGCCCGTGAGCGGCATGAGCTGGACTGGTTCGGCGAGCGCCCGCCCGCCCGGCCGGGCGACGAGCACCTGGTGCTGACGCAGACCCGGCGGATCGTGCTGGAGTCCGCGCTCACCTCGGCACTGTGCGCCGAACCGGGGGCCGAACTGCGTTACGGCGAGCCGGTGACGGGTCTGATCACCGCCCCCACGAGCCGCCCGCCCAGGGTGACGGGTGTGCGCACCGCGGCCGGCTCGTACACCGCCGACCTGGTCGTCGACGCGGCCGGCCGGCTTGGCGGCACCGAGGTGCGGCTCGCGGCGGCGGGATGCCGGCCCGGGGTGACGGAGTGCCACCGTACGGGCCTGGCGTACTTCTGCCGCTGGTACCGGCTGCCCGGCGGGCGGCTCGACGGGCCGATGCGCCCCTGGACGGTGAACGGCGGTACCTTCGCCGGCTGCGCCGTCTTCCCCTCCGACAACGGTGTGTTCGCGGTGACCCTCTTCGTCCACACCGACGACCCGACGCGCGCGGCGCTGCGCGACCCGGACGTCTTCGAAGCGGCGGCCGCGATGTTCCCGCCGGGCGCGGCCTGGCTGGCACTGGGAGCCGAACCGCTGTCCGACGTACTCCCTGCCGCCGGGCTCGACAACCGCTGGAGTGCGTCGGCCGACGAGGCCGGACAGCCGGTCGTCGCGGGCCTGATCGGCGTCGGCGACACGCTCACCCACACCAATCCCACGCTGGCGCAGGGGATGTCGCTGGCGCTGTGGGCCGCGCGGTGGGTGGCGGACCACGCGGAGGACCAGCCCGGCTCGCCCGGATTCGCCGCCGCTTACCACGCCTGGGCGAAACGGACCCTCAAACCCTGGTTCGACGTCCAGGTCACCGCGGACCGGGAGATCGGGGAACGCCTCGCCACCCGGAGGCGGGCCGTCGGAACCCGTGAGACCGGCGCCCTTTTCGACTGCGCGCTCGACGATCCCGAAGTGATGCGGGCCCGGGCGCGGGTGCGGCACCTCATGGCCTCCCCGGCCGAGGCGTACGGCGCTCCGGAGATCAGGCGGCGGGTCGCCGCCTGGCTCGCCGCGCGCCCCGGCTACGAGCCGAACGCGGGCGGCCCGAGCCGTGCCGCCTGGGAACGGATCACGGGGATCTGAGCACCTCGTCCAGGTCGTAGCGTACGGGCTCCTCCAGCTGGCCGTACGTACAGGAGCCCGGTGCACGGTCCGGGCGCCAGCGGCGGAACTGCGCGGTGTGCCGGAACCGGTCCCCCTCCATGTGGTCGTACGCCACCTCGCAGACCCGTTCCGGGCGCAGCGGCACCCACGACAGGTCCTTCTTGCCGGACCAGCGGCTGGGGGCTCCCGGCAGCCGGACGCTGTCGTGCGCCGACTCGTCCGTCCAAGAGGCCCAGGGGTGGCCCTCGGGCGACTCCATGCGCAGCGGCTCCAGCTCCGCGACCAGCTCCTCGCGGCGGCGCATCGGAAAGGCGGCGCAGACGCCGACATGCTGGAGGTTGCCCTGGCTGTCGAAGAGTCCGAGCAGGAGTGATCCGATGATCGGCCCGCTCTTGTGGAAGCGGTAGCCGGCGACCACACAGTCCGCCGTACGCTCGTGCTTGACCTTGAACATCAGCCGGGCGTCCGGCCGGTAGGGAAGGTCCAGTGGTTTGGCGATCACCCCGTCGAGCCCGGCGCCCTCGTAGCGTTCGAACCACTCCCGGGCGACCTCGATATCGGTGGTGGCGGGCGCGAGATGGACGGGCGGGGCGACGTCCGACAGCGCCTCGGCGAGCAGGGCCCGCCGCTCGGCGAGCGGGGTGTCGAGCAGCGCCGTGTCGTCGAGGGCCAGCAGGTCGAAGGCGACAAAGCTGGCGGGTGTCCGCTCGGCCAGTGTGCGTACGCGCGAGTCCGCGGGGTGGATGCGCTCGGTCAGCCGGTCGAAGTCCAGCCGCCCGCCGTATGCGATCACGATCTCGCCGTCGACGACGCAACGGTCGGGCAGCCGCTCACGCAGCGCCTCGACCAGTTCCGGGAAGTAACGGGTGAGCGGCTTTCCGGTGCGGCTGCCGATGACCACCTCGTCGCCGTCCCGGTGGACGATGGCACGGAAGCCGTCCCACTTCGCCTCGTACTGCATCCCTGGCGGGATCGTGGTCACGGACTTGGCGAGCATCGGTTTCACAGGCGGCATCACCGGCAGGTCCATGCGTTGATTGTCCGGTATGCGGCGTATGTCGGCACAGTCTAAGCTGGCGGCCATGGCCGGAGCGGTGGAACTGGTGGTGGGCGAGCGGACGGTACGTGTGTCCAATCCGGACAAGGTGTACTTTCCGGAGCCCGGCTACACCAAGTTGGACCTGGTCCACTACTACCTCGCCGTCGGTGACGGCATCACCCGCGCCCTGCGGAACCGTCCCACCACCCTGGAGCGCTACCCGGACGGGGTGACCGGCGAGTCCTTCTTCCAGAAGCGCGCCCCCAAGTACCTCCCGGAGTGGATTCCGACCGCGCACATCACCTTCCCGAGCGGCCGGTCCGCGGACGAGATGTGCCCGACCGAACCCGCGGCCGTCCTCTGGGCGGCCAATCTCGGCGCCGTCACCTTCCACCCGTGGCCCGTCCGGCGCGGTGACACCGACCATCCGGACGAGTTGCGTCTCGACCTGGACCCGCAGCCCGGCACCGACTTCGCCGACGCGGTGCGCGCGGCCCATGAACTGCGCGCCGTGCTCGATGACGTCGGCCTGCGCGGCTGGCCCAAGACATCCGGCGGACGCGGGATCCATGTGTTCGTGCCGATCGAACCTCGCTGGACCTTCACCCAGGTGCGGCGTTCCGCCATCGCGTGCGGCCGGGAACTGGAGCGCCGTATGCCTGGCCGGGTGACCACGAAATGGTGGAAGGAGGAGCGCGGCGAGCGGATCTTCGTCGACTACAACCAGACGGCCCGAGACCGCACCATCGCCTCCGCCTACTCCGTCCGGCCCCGCCCGAACGCCCCTGTGTCGGCCCCGTTGCGGTGGGGCGAGCTCGACGACGCGGTGCCGCAGGACTTCGACATCATGACCATGCCCGCCCGGTACGCCGAACTCGGTGATGTCCACGCCGACATGGACAGCCACGCCTTCAGCCTCCGTGCGCTGCTCGACCTGGCCGACCGCGACGAGCGGGATCACGGCATGGGCGACCTGCCGTACCCGCCCGAGTACCCGAAGATGCCCGGCGAGCCCAAACGCGTCCGGCCGAGCCGCGCGAAGCGGCCCGGCCGGAAAGAGACATAGGGCCGGAGCCCGCGGCTACCCGCCGAGGGACCCGCTGCCGAAGCCGCCGCTGTGCCCCTCGTCCCACTTGCGTGGCCTCCTGTGCTTCGCCCGCTTGCTGCCGCCGGAAGTGCGGAGGGCGTACGGCATGAGACGCCGACTGCCGTCCATGGTCCGGGGTACTTCGTCGAGCTCCCGGTACTCGCGGATTTCCCTGACCGGGCCTTTCTTCGGGATGTGCGGCTGGGTCTCCGGGGCCGGCGGCTCCGGCTCCCTGGAACGCACGATCTTTCCCCAGAAGAAGAGCACCAGCAGCGTGCCCGCGACGGCGATGCCGACCAGGAAGAACGGCGCGATGTCCGCCAGGATTTTTGTGTCGACGGCCAGAAATATCGTCTCCATACCCCACAAATACCCTGTCACATGATCAGTAAATCGGATTTACCTATACAAACTGTGAGGTAAGGGTCCAGCGTCGTAGCCGGTCCGCAGGCCAGGTGTTGACGACGCGGGAGGCGGGCACGCCGCAGGCCTCCGCGCGAGCGCAGCCGATGATCTGCCAGTCGAGCTGACCGGGAGCGTGCGCATCGGTGTCGATGGCGAAGTGCACCCCGGACTCCACTGCCTGGCGCAGCAGCCGGGAGGGCGGATCCAGTCGGTCGGGGCGGCAGTTGATCTCGAGGGCGGTACCGGATTCCGTGCATGCCGCGAAGACCTGTGCCGCATCGAAGCGTGATTCCGGCCGTCGGCGGTTGCCGGTGACCAGACGTCCCGTGCAGTGCCCAAGGATGTCGACCAGAGGGTTGCGGACCGCCTTGATCATGCGCCGTGTCATGGCGAGGGGGTCCATGCCCAGTTTCGAGTGCACGGATGCGACGACGACGTCGAGGTGGTCCAGCAGTTCGGGCTGCTGGTCGAGTGAGCCGTCGTCCAGGATGTCGCACTCGATGCCCGTCAGCAGCCTGAACGGGGCCCACTGCCGGTTCAATTCCGCGATCACGTCCAGTTGTTCGCGCAGCCGCTCGGCCGACAGTCCCTTGGCGATCGTCAGTCTGGGGGAGTGGTCGGTGAGGACCGCCCACTCGTGGCCCAGTCCGGCTGCTGTTCTGCCCATTGCCTCGATGGGGCTGCCGCCGTCCGACCAGTCCGAGTGCATATGACAGTCCCCGCGCAGTGCCCGGCGCAGCTCGTTCCCGCCCTGGGCGAGGGGCTCGGCCGCTTCCTCGAGGAGGGTCCGCAGGTACGAGGGTGTCTCTCCGTCGAGCGCCTCGCGGATGACCTTCGCGGACTTGGGGCCGATCCCCTTGACAGCGTCGAGTGTGCCGGCCCGCGCCCGGGCGGTCAGTTCGTCCGCCGGCATGCCGGCGACGACGGAGGACGCGGTGCGGAAGGCCCGTACGCGATAGGTTTCGGCCCCGGCGCGCTCCAGCAGGAAGGCGATTCTCTCCAGGGCTTCGACCGGCTTCATGTATCCGATTTACGCAGATCGGGGCTCGAGTGTCCTGGCGACACCCCAACGCACGGTCGTGCGGACATCGGCGAGTTCAGCCACTGATGTCCAGCACCGTCCACTGCGTGGGCGACGCCTTCTCGCGCACATAGATGCGGGGGCCGCGGCAGACGACCTGGCGGCGGCCGAGACCGGAGCCGTCGGGCCGGACCAGCTGTCCGTATCCGGCCGGCTCGACGGAGGTGTCGGTGAGCCGGCCGTGGGTCAGGCGGTCGTGCTCGTCCTGGTAACCGCCGAAGAAGGTGACGCGCTCGCCGTGGACGGCCAGGCCCTTGGGCCCCTTCACCGGAGTGGTGCGCACCTTCACGCGTTCGTCCGCCCGGATCTCCAGCAGGGGGAAGTGTGTGTACGGACAGGCCCAGGCCGCCCGGCTGCCGACATTGAGCGCGTAGCAGTCGGACATGTCCATGGGCCCCGGGCCAGGCTGGAACTGCCACAGCGGCTCCCCGGTACAGCTGAAGCGGCGCAGACCGGGAGAGCTCAGCGGGTCGTCGCCGTACACTCCCTCGTCGAAATAGCCCACCCAGAGCTCACCCGCCTCGTCGGCGATCAGATGCTCGATGCCGTCGCCGAGGCGGAAAGTCCACGAGGGGCGGCCGAGCGCGTCGAAGACCTGCGCATGCTCCTCGTCCTTGCGGCTGCGGCAGTCCGCGAGGACGAACCCGCCGTCCGGGAGGGCGTCCAGCGCCGGACGGCGAGGCAGGGCCGCGCTGAGGTGGGTTTCCTGTATCCCTCCGTCGTCGGCGGTGACGACAACGGCGTCGTACGGGTCGTCGCCCGCGTGCGCGGGAAGACGCTCGGCCAGCAGCCAGTGCGCTCGCCCCCATGCGTCGACGGTGCTGCTGACGATCTCCAAGCGCCCGTACGTGCGCGGCAGGCGGGCGTACGGCGTCAGGTGTGTCTGCTTCACAGTGCTCCTCGGGGAATGCTGAACGGGTTCCGCGGTGCTCGTGGAACCCGGCGGCGCGTTGGCCGAGGGCGGCAGCGCGGGGCGCCTACGCGGCATGAGCCTTTCGGGTCGTCATACGAGGAGTTTCTCATACGGTGTACGGCGACCATCCGTGCTTCGGCATGCCGATCGTCGGTGGGCGGTGCGAGACTCAGGGAGGCAGAACAGCGGGACCCCGAAAAGGAGCCCACCATGCTCACCACCCGTTTCGTCACCGGCTCCCCGAACTGGATCGACCTCGGCACACCCGACCTCGATCGCGCCGCGGCCTTCTACGG includes these proteins:
- a CDS encoding histidine phosphatase family protein, encoding MPTLMLVRHGRSTANTAGVLAGWTPGVALDERGAAQAAALPGRLAGLPLAAAVTSPLQRCRDTLQPLLAARPDLPLHTDERIGECHYGDWSGRKLAELTDEPLMETVQRHPSAAAFPGGESLRAMQARAVGAVRDWNARVESDHGEDAIYLMCSHGDIIKSIVADALGMHLDLFQRIRVDPCSLTVIRYTRLRPFLLRLGDTGDLASLLPRGDGGQAVVGGGAGAP
- a CDS encoding DUF3090 domain-containing protein, giving the protein MSRQVFFYDPPERFVAGTVGMPGRRMFFLQASAAGRVTSVALEKTQVAALAERIDELLDEVLRRTGGNAPVPAVAPPDTTDTAPLDTPVEEEFRVGTMALAWDGEEQRMIIEAQALVELEADSEEDLAAAEERLLQDEENGPPMLRVRLTGAQARAFAKRALDVVNAGRPPCPLCSLPLDPEGHVCPRQNGYRRGA
- a CDS encoding SCO1664 family protein; its protein translation is MPASERVSSRSLGPEGSACELLTGGELTVRGRIREASNAVLFCTVAYDGEEASCVYKPIAGERPLWDFPDGTLAQREVAAYEVSEAMGWDLVPPTVLRDGPYGEGMVQLWVEADPEASLLALVEDEEPGDGWKAVGFADVGEGRTALLVHADDPRLQRLAVLDAVINNGDRKGGHLLPTPDGRLFGIDHGVTFHVDDRLRTLLWGWAGEPLTAEAVEALAGLDTALSEGGFLAVRLAGLITQAEVAALRARVQALRASGVHPEPSGEWPAIPWPPV
- the mshC gene encoding cysteine--1-D-myo-inosityl 2-amino-2-deoxy-alpha-D-glucopyranoside ligase, with protein sequence MHAWPASEVPALPGKGRDLRIHDTATGGLVTLDPGPVARIYVCGITPYDATHMGHAATYNAFDLVQRVWLDTKRQVHYVQNVTDVDDPLLERANRDGVDWIGLAERETSLFREDMTALRMLPPQHYIGAVEAIPGIVPLVERLRDAGAAYELEGDIYFSVEADPHFGEVSNLDAAAMRLLSAERGGDPDRPGKKNPLDPMLWMAAREGEPSWDGGTLGRGRPGWHIECVAIALDHLGMGFDVQGGGSDLAFPHHEMGASHAQTLTGEYPFAKAYVHAGMVALDGEKMSKSKGNLVFVSKLRHDGVDPAAIRLALLAHHYRADWEWTDSVLEEAVARLDRWRAAVSRPDGPSADALVEEIREALADDLDAPAALAAVDRWAARQHNEGGTDEGAPGVVSRAVDALLGVAL
- a CDS encoding PAC2 family protein, coding for MIELEGVPELIDPVMVAAFEGWNDAGDAASTAVAHLDREWKGEVFAALDAEDYYDFQVNRPTVWLDGGVRRITWPTTRLSVVRIGGEKPRDLVLVRGIEPSMRWRSFCNELLGFAHELGVEMVVILGALLGDTPHTRPVPVSGVTSDPDLARTMDLEETRYEGPTGIVGILQEACTHAGVPAVSLWAAVPHYVSQPPNPKATLALLNRLEDLIDLRIPLGELPEDARAWQVGVDQLAAEDSEVAEYVRTLEEARDTAELPEASGEAIAREFERYLRRRDGGPAQAHGGHATEGGDSTYLRDTAGGRTRPLKPPRPERESRSEDGDGESGSGSGESSED
- a CDS encoding YchJ family protein, which codes for MARRTSRPSRTARPHRHIDAGSPCPCGLPAVYGECCGRFHAGTAAAPTAEALMRSRFSAFAVEDEAYLLRTWHPDTRPSRVDFDPGMRWTALEILDTAEGSAFHSMGTVTFRAHYTHGGQAGDLHEQSRFVRHEGVWVYLDAVFAD
- a CDS encoding FAD-dependent oxidoreductase, producing the protein MAELVVIGGGIAGLGTALLAARRGHTVALFEREARAPGSGRAGLDEDFFDWRRPGVPQAAQPHALLGAARAVLRGELPDVYETLLRLGARERHELDWFGERPPARPGDEHLVLTQTRRIVLESALTSALCAEPGAELRYGEPVTGLITAPTSRPPRVTGVRTAAGSYTADLVVDAAGRLGGTEVRLAAAGCRPGVTECHRTGLAYFCRWYRLPGGRLDGPMRPWTVNGGTFAGCAVFPSDNGVFAVTLFVHTDDPTRAALRDPDVFEAAAAMFPPGAAWLALGAEPLSDVLPAAGLDNRWSASADEAGQPVVAGLIGVGDTLTHTNPTLAQGMSLALWAARWVADHAEDQPGSPGFAAAYHAWAKRTLKPWFDVQVTADREIGERLATRRRAVGTRETGALFDCALDDPEVMRARARVRHLMASPAEAYGAPEIRRRVAAWLAARPGYEPNAGGPSRAAWERITGI